One window from the genome of Nicotiana tomentosiformis chromosome 5, ASM39032v3, whole genome shotgun sequence encodes:
- the LOC138893094 gene encoding uncharacterized protein, producing MPGGQPLYLNDDDQNINMEHKNMLPTIEVEHLIRTGSDHAPLLMTCGVQTTNFVKPFIFLNFWTKHATFMDVVRQNWEADFIGDPFFIFKQNIKRVTASLSKWSREIFGDIFKQLAILEDIKYLSIEEQYWKQKAGMTCFTGGDRNTSFLHNHINGKRKKLQLKRIKSGSRVWIKDQEQLATAANLELSRLLTIKEVRAAVFKLSGESASGPDGFTGLFYQTCWDVIGADIHNMVLHFYGGVALPKSITHTNLVFVKGRSIFENILLTQEIVTDIKLRGNPANVMIKFDMAKAYDRVSWKHSSGFFKSTRGVKKEDPLSPALFILSAEEVAELRQGEAWDDQLLDQTFIEDIAEHIRLNVHYEGSEGYWDRPYWMPTPSGKFSVSSAWQILMHKADPN from the exons aacatgttgccaactattgaagttgagcatctaatcagaactggatcagatcatgcaccattgctaatgacatgtggggtgcagacaaccaattttgtcaagcctttcatattcttgaacttttggacaaaACATGCTACATTTATGGATGTGGTGAGACAGAATTGGGAAGCTGATTTCATAGGGGATCCATTTTTTATATTCAAGCAAAATATCAAGAGGGTGACGGCATCACTCTCAAAATGGAGTAGGGAAAtatttggtgatatcttcaagcaattggctattttggaggacatt aaatacttgagtattgaggagcagtattggaagcaaaaagctgggaTGACTTGCTTTACTGGaggagataggaatacaagtttcttACACAATCATATCaatggaaaaagaaagaaattgcaactgaagaggatcaaaagtGGCAGTAGGGTATGGATTAAAGACCAGGAACAATTGGCTACAGCTGCA AATTTGGAACTTAGCAGATTGCTAACAATTAAAGAAGTAAGGGCAGCAGTTTTTAagcttagtggggagagtgctagtggtcctgatggattcactggcttgttttatcaaacatgctgggatgttattggtgctgatatacacaacatggtgctacACTTTTATGGAGGAGTtgcattgcctaaatccatcactcataccaatctagt atttgtaaagggtaggagtatatttgagaacattttattgactcaagaaattgTCACTGACATAAAGTTAAGGGGAAATCCAGCTAATGTGATGATCAAGTttgatatggctaaggcctatgatagggtttcatggaa GCATTCCTCAGGGTTCTTTAAGTCGACAAGGGGTGTGAAAAAAGAGGATCCCCtatctccagcattgttcattttgtcagctgag GAGGTGGCAGAATTGCGGCAAGGGGAAGCATGGGATGATCagctgctagatcaaactttcaTTGAGGATATTGCAGAgcatataaggctaaatgtgcactatgaaggcagtgagggatattgggataggccatattggatgccaactccttcaggcaagttcagtgttagcagtgcGTGGCAAATATTAATGCATAAGGCTGATCCAAATtag